From the genome of Paracidovorax avenae:
ACGGATCTTCTCCGGCGACGCCATGCCGATGCGGATGGCATCGAAATGCTCGTCCGGCGTGAATTGCTTGAACAGGTCGAGTAGAGACTTCATAAACCCTATCTCCTAGTACTTCTTAAGAACGTTCCAGTTCGATGTCCAGGCCCAGGGAACGGATTTCCTTGACCAGCACATTGAACGACTCGGGCATGCCTGCCTCGATCGCGTGTTCGCCCTTGACGATGGACTCGTACACCTTGGTACGGCCCTGCACGTCGTCGGACTTCACGGTGAGCATTTCCTGCAGCACGTAAGAAGCGCCATAGGCTTCCAGCGCCCACACTTCCATCTCCCCGAAACGCTGGCCGCCGAACTGGGCCTTGCCGCCCAGCGGCTGCTGCGTCACGAGCGAGTACGGACCGGTGGAACGGGCGTGCATCTTGTCGTCCACCAGGTGGTGCAGCTTCAGGTAGTGCATGTAGCCGATGGTCGTCGGACGCTCGAAGCGCTCGCCCGTACGGCCGTCGTACAGGTAGGCCTGCGTGCGGCTGTCGGTCAGGCCCTTGCGCTCCTTGATGTCGTCCGGATAGGCCAGCTTCAGCATGTCCTTGATCTCGGCTTCCGACGCGCCGTCGAACACCGGCGTCGCATACGGAACGCCGTTGGTCAGGTTGCCGGCCATGGCCATCACCTCGTCGTCGCTCAGCATCGACAGGTCTTCCTTGCGGCCGCGCGAGTTGTAGACCTCTTCGAGGAACTTGCGCATCTCGGCCGCCTTGGCCTGGTCGCGCAGCATGTCCCCGATGCGCTGGCCGATGCCCTTGCCGGCCCAACCCAGGTGGACTTCCAGCACCTGCCCGATGTTCATCCGCGAAGGCACGCCCAGCGGGTTGAGCACGATGTCGGCAGGCGTGCCGTCGGCCATGTAGGGCATGTCCTCGACCGGAACGATCTTGGACACCACACCCTTGTTGCCGTGGCGGCCGGCCATCTTGTCGCCGGGCTGCAGGCGGCGCTTGACGGCCAGGTACACCTTCACCATCTTCAGCACGCCGGCCGGCAGCTCGTCGCCCTGCGTGAGCTTCTTGCGCTTCTCTTCGAAAGCCAGGTCGAAGCTGTGGCGCGTCTGCTCCAGCGCGTTCTTGATGGACTCGAGCTGCGTCGCCACTTCGTCTTCCGCCGGGCGGATGTCGAACCAGTGGAACTTCTCGACGGAAGCCAGGTAGGCCTTGTCGATCTTCGTGCCCTTGGCCAGCTTCTGCGGGCCGCCGTTGGCCACGCGGCCGTTCAGCAGCTTCTCGATACGGTCGAACGCGTCGGCCTCCACGATGCGCAGCTGGTCGTTCAGGTCCAGGCGGAAGCGCTTGAGTTCATCGTCGATGATCTGCTGGGCGCGCTTGTCGCGCTGAATGCCTTCGCGCGTGAACACCTGCACGTCGATCACGGTGCCCGAAGAGCCCTGATCCACGCGCAGCGAGGTGTCCTTCACGTCGGAAGCCTTCTCGCCGAAGATGGCGCGCAGCAGCTTCTCTTCCGGCGTCAGCGTGGTCTCGCCCTTCGGCGTGACCTTGCCCACCAGCGTGTCGCCGGGCTGCACTTCCGCACCCACGTAGATGATGCCGGACTCGTCCAGGCGGTTCAGCTGCTGTTCCGACAGGTTCGGGATGTCGCGCGTGATTTCCTCGGCGCCCAGCTTCGTGTCGCGGGCCATCACCACCAGTTCCTCGATGTGGATCGAGGTGTAGCGGTCTTCGGCCACCACGCGTTCGGAGATCAGGATCGAATCTTCGAAGTTGTAGCCGTTCCAGGGCATGAACGCGATCAGCATGTTCTGGCCGATGGCGATCTCGCCCAGGTCGGTGGAGGCACCGTCGGCGATCACGTCACCCTTGGCCAGCACGTCGCCCTTCTTCACGATGGGGCGCTGGTGGATGTTCGTGTTCTGGTTGGAACGCTGGTACTTGATCAGGTTGTAGATGTCCACGCCGACTTCACCGGCCACGGCTTCGTCGTCGTTCACGCGCACCACGATGCGGGTGGCATCCACGTAGTCCACGATACCGCCGCGGTTGGCCGTCACCACCGTGCCGGAGTCCACTGCCGCCACGCGCTCGATGCCCGTGCCCACCATGGGCTTTTCCGGACGCAGCACGGGCACGGCCTGGCGCGACATGTTGGCGCCCATCAGTGCGCGGTTCGCATCATCGTGCTCCAGGAAGGGCACCAGCGATGCGGCCACCGACACGATCTGCGCGGGCGACACGTCCATGTACTGCACGCGCTCGGCGGACAGCAGCGTGGATTCACCCTTCTCGCGGGCCGACACCAGGTCGCCGGTCAGGCGGCCTTCGGCATCCAGCGTGGCGTTGGCCTGGGCGATGACGTACTTGCCTTCCTCGATGGCCGACAGGTAGTCGATCTGGTCGGTCACCTTGCCGTCCACCACGCGGCGGTACGGCGTCTCGATGAAGCCGTACTCGTTCAGGCGGGCGTACAGGGCCAGCGAGTTGATCAGGCCGATGTTCGGGCCTTCAGGCGTTTCGATAGGGCAGACGCGGCCATAGTGCGTGACGTGCACGTCGCGCACTTCGAAGCCGGCACGCTCGCGCGTCAGACCGCCCGGGCCCAGGGCCGAGACGCGGCGCTTGTGCGTGATTTCCGCCAGCGGGTTGGTCTGGTCCATGAACTGCGACAGCTGCGACGCACCGAAGAACTCCTTCAGGGCGGCCGAGATCGGCTTGCTGTTGATCAGGTCGTGCGGCATCAGCGGCTCTTGCTCCGCCTGGCCCAGACGTTCCTTCACGGCCTTCTCGATACGCGCCAGGCCCGTGCGGTACTGGTTCTCGGCCAGCTCGCCCACGCAGCGCACGCGGCGGTTGCCCAGGTGGTCGATGTCATCGACTTCGCCCTTGCCGTTGCGCAGGTCCACCAGGATCTTCACCACGGCCAGGATGTCGTCGTTGGACAGCACCATCGGGCCGGTGGATTCGTCGCGGCCGATCTTGGCGTTGAACTTCATGCGGCCCACGCGCGACAGGTCGTACGTGTCCGGGTTGTAGAACAGGCGCTGGAACAGGGCCTGCACGGCGTCTTCCGTCGGCGGCTCGCCGGGGCGCATCATGCGGTAGATGGCCACGCGGGCGGCGAACTCGTCCACCGTCTCGTCGATGCGCAGCGTCTGCGAGATGTACGCGCCCTGGTCCAGTTCGTTCGTGTAGATGACCTGCAGGTCCTGCACGCCGGCCGAACGCAGCTTCTTCAGCAGCGCTTCCGTGAGCTCCTCGTTGGCCTTGGCCACGATCTCGCCGGTGTCGCCGTCCACGATGTTGCGCGCGACCACGCGGCCGATCAGGAAATCTTCCGGCACGCTGATGTGGGTCGTGCCGGACTGCTCCAGTTCACGGGTGTGGCGGGCGGTGATCCGCTTGTCCTTGGCCACGACGACCTTGCCGGACTTGTCGGTGATGTCGAAGCGCGCCACTTCGCCCTTCAGGCGGTCGGCCAC
Proteins encoded in this window:
- the rpoB gene encoding DNA-directed RNA polymerase subunit beta, which gives rise to MAPTSTYSYTERKRIRKSFGSRDSVLKVPYLLQMQKDAYTAFLQADMAPQKRTNEGLQAAFNAAFPIVSHNGFVEMKFVEYNLAKPAFDVRECQTRGLTFASAVRAKVQLIIYDRESSTSQSKVVKEVKEQEVYMGEVPLMTDKGSFIINGTERVIVSQLHRSPGVFFEHDKGKTHSSGKLLFSARIIPYRGSWLDFEFDPKDILYFRVDRRRKMPVTILLKAIGLNPESILANFFVNDNFRLMDSGAQMEFVADRLKGEVARFDITDKSGKVVVAKDKRITARHTRELEQSGTTHISVPEDFLIGRVVARNIVDGDTGEIVAKANEELTEALLKKLRSAGVQDLQVIYTNELDQGAYISQTLRIDETVDEFAARVAIYRMMRPGEPPTEDAVQALFQRLFYNPDTYDLSRVGRMKFNAKIGRDESTGPMVLSNDDILAVVKILVDLRNGKGEVDDIDHLGNRRVRCVGELAENQYRTGLARIEKAVKERLGQAEQEPLMPHDLINSKPISAALKEFFGASQLSQFMDQTNPLAEITHKRRVSALGPGGLTRERAGFEVRDVHVTHYGRVCPIETPEGPNIGLINSLALYARLNEYGFIETPYRRVVDGKVTDQIDYLSAIEEGKYVIAQANATLDAEGRLTGDLVSAREKGESTLLSAERVQYMDVSPAQIVSVAASLVPFLEHDDANRALMGANMSRQAVPVLRPEKPMVGTGIERVAAVDSGTVVTANRGGIVDYVDATRIVVRVNDDEAVAGEVGVDIYNLIKYQRSNQNTNIHQRPIVKKGDVLAKGDVIADGASTDLGEIAIGQNMLIAFMPWNGYNFEDSILISERVVAEDRYTSIHIEELVVMARDTKLGAEEITRDIPNLSEQQLNRLDESGIIYVGAEVQPGDTLVGKVTPKGETTLTPEEKLLRAIFGEKASDVKDTSLRVDQGSSGTVIDVQVFTREGIQRDKRAQQIIDDELKRFRLDLNDQLRIVEADAFDRIEKLLNGRVANGGPQKLAKGTKIDKAYLASVEKFHWFDIRPAEDEVATQLESIKNALEQTRHSFDLAFEEKRKKLTQGDELPAGVLKMVKVYLAVKRRLQPGDKMAGRHGNKGVVSKIVPVEDMPYMADGTPADIVLNPLGVPSRMNIGQVLEVHLGWAGKGIGQRIGDMLRDQAKAAEMRKFLEEVYNSRGRKEDLSMLSDDEVMAMAGNLTNGVPYATPVFDGASEAEIKDMLKLAYPDDIKERKGLTDSRTQAYLYDGRTGERFERPTTIGYMHYLKLHHLVDDKMHARSTGPYSLVTQQPLGGKAQFGGQRFGEMEVWALEAYGASYVLQEMLTVKSDDVQGRTKVYESIVKGEHAIEAGMPESFNVLVKEIRSLGLDIELERS